The Zygosaccharomyces rouxii strain CBS732 chromosome A complete sequence genome window below encodes:
- the COX20 gene encoding Cox20p (similar to uniprot|Q04935 Saccharomyces cerevisiae YDR231C COX20 Mitochondrial inner membrane protein required for proteolytic processing of Cox2p and its assembly into cytochrome c oxidase) → MGWWPWKSKKDESASEPVTDLPSASPSEPAPSSYSRGQKILLEDTSPKFNNEMSQSQLANSKEQINFKQAWGTVSWRDFSVAKLTSIPCFRDSGLIGFTSMFVMGGVTFLYHKNPSRAFNWSIGGLLLGSVVGWEQCRMRRKRSFQIAQMAKQTMANKERPMRRNVDHDERIKGQWDNRHETASEQHDERKKPWYKFW, encoded by the coding sequence ATGGGTTGGTGGCCATGGAAGTCTAAGAAGGATGAGTCGGCATCTGAACCAGTAACTGATTTGCCTTCTGCATCTCCATCGGAGCCTGCACCTTCGAGTTACTCCAGAGGGCAGAAGATTCTACTCGAGGATACTAGTCCGAAATTCAACAATGAGATGTCTCAATCACAATTAGCCAATTCCAAGGAGCAGATTAATTTTAAACAGGCATGGGGTACCGTTAGTTGGCGAGATTTTTCCGTTGCCAAATTGACCTCAATTCCATGCTTCAGGGATTCGGGTCTTATTGGGTTTACCAGCATGTTCGTCATGGGGGGTGTTACTTTCCTCTATCACAAAAATCCATCTAGGGCATTTAATTGGTCTATTGGTGGTCTTTTACTTGGATCTGTTGTTGGATGGGAGCAGTGTAGGATGCGTCGCAAACGTAGCTTCCAGATTGCACAGATGGCTAAACAGACGATGGCTAATAAGGAGAGACCAATGCGTAGAAATGTAGATCATGATGAAAGGATTAAGGGCCAATGGGATAATCGCCATGAAACTGCAAGTGAACAGCATGACGAGAGGAAGAAGCCTTGGtacaaattttggtaa
- the ACK1 gene encoding Ack1p (similar to uniprot|Q07622 Saccharomyces cerevisiae YDL203C Hypothetical ORF): MYRDKYRQNPSYDEPFNLFPPHSVNSSREAVAPYPIEDANEVINPIPVFTSSTTNSHSTTPTRRNHDRYEMPFQYAEPGLDPLMTSSHVRVPPSLSTPTDSSFPREVHVGTPLNEAMVPPPPYEESEARILQEKAYRVESPPQEIQEPLPAAPQAQAQRQAQRQAQPQAQPQPRSKDRHKGVERERDLSEYSPKAIEFYKVYKATVEDSTNFTHSIQMKWCETLLEYAFDDEFLSHYNINAEKLKRTLRPEESLKNQKVILGHSFRVLTKLVSHKCGSAMYLMGTLYSHQPYLQIKNKNIVDRNDKKALEYYCRAAKTNHSDACYRAGVCFEYQRGTPAEEFTKERALQKAFQYYERGAVHCANSSCMYKLGMFYLYGLSGQQDPLEALQWFKRASEGGKSTQALYELGKIYEFTSLPPQVQSILTRYNINRDPATALKYFHKCAMEYDYPLAQWKLGYCYEFGELQLPVIAKKSIAWYAKAALAQPKGNPMAMLALSGWYLTGAPDVLKPNDKEAFKWASRACEASDGKLSRAEYALACYHENGIGCHRNLTEARIHFETATRLGHIKARDRLEKGF, encoded by the coding sequence ATGTACAGAGACAAATATCGCCAGAATCCCTCTTATGACGAGCCATTCAATCTATTCCCACCACATTCTGTTAATTCTAGTCGGGAGGCAGTCGCACCTTATCCGATCGAAGACGCAAATGAAGTTATAAATCCAATACCGGTGTTCACCTCTTCAACTACAAATTCACATTCCACAACACCAACAAGAAGGAACCATGATCGATACGAAATGCCATTTCAATATGCTGAACCTGGTTTAGATCCTTTAATGACCTCTTCGCACGTTAGGGTACCGCCATCGTTATCGACACCGACGGATTCAAGTTTCCCCAGGGAAGTACATGTTGGCACACCGTTAAACGAAGCTATGGTACCGCCGCCACCTTATGAAGAATCAGAAGCTAGGATATTGCAAGAAAAAGCGTATAGGGTTGAGTCCCCTCCACAGGAAATACAAGAACCACTTCCAGCAGCACCGCAAGCACAGGCCCAAAGGCAAGCGCAGCGACAGGCCCAACCGCAAgcacaaccacaaccaaGATCAAAAGATCGTCATAAAGGTGTAGAACGTGAAAGAGATCTTTCGGAGTATTCACCAAAAGCCATTGAATTTTACAAAGTTTATAAGGCGACCGTGGAAGACTCTACCAACTTCACCCATAGCATTCAAATGAAGTGGTGCGAGACTCTATTGGAATATGCATTTGATGACGAGTTTTTATCACATTACAATATCAATGCAGaaaagttgaaaagaacGCTAAGGCCTGAAGAAAGTTTAAAAAACCAAAAAGTTATATTAGGCCATTCGTTCCGCGTTCTAACTAAACTAGTCTCTCACAAGTGTGGCTCTGCTATGTATCTCATGGGGACGCTCTATTCACACCAACCATATTTGCaaatcaaaaataaaaacattgTTGATCGTAATGACAAAAAAGCACTCGAATACTACTGCCGTGCTGCCAAGACCAATCACAGCGATGCATGTTATCGAGCTGGTGTATGCTTCGAATATCAAAGAGGAACACcagctgaagaatttaccaagGAAAGAGCTTTACAAAAGGCATTCCAATATTACGAAAGAGGTGCTGTTCATTGTGCTAACTCATCTTGCATGTACAAATTGGGTATGTTCTACCTTTACGGCTTATCGGGCCAACAGGATCCATTAGAGGCGCTACAGTGGTTTAAAAGGGCCAGCGAAGGTGGTAAGTCTACGCAGGCATTGTACGAGCTGGGCAAAATATACGAATTCACCTCTTTACCACCTCAAGTACAATCGATTTTAACCAGGTACAATATCAATAGAGATCCCGCTACAGCACTCAAGTATTTCCACAAATGTGCCATGGAGTACGATTATCCGCTGGCACAATGGAAATTGGGGTACTGCTACGAGTTTGGTGAATTACAACTACCTGTAATTGCGAAGAAATCTATAGCGTGGTACGCAAAGGCGGCCCTCGCGCAGCCAAAGGGTAACCCAATGGCAATGTTAGCACTAAGCGGATGGTATTTGACAGGTGCGCCAGACGTGCTAAAACCCAACGATAAAGAGGCATTCAAATGGGCTTCAAGAGCTTGCGAAGCAagtgatggtaaattaaGTCGAGCGGAATACGCATTGGCTTGTTATCATGAGAATGGAATTGGATGTCATAGAAATTTAACAGAGGCAAGAATACATTTCGAGACTGCTACAAGACTGGGTCACATTAAGGCAAGAGATAGACTTGAAAAGGGATTCTAA
- a CDS encoding uncharacterized protein (conserved hypothetical protein) produces MVQANYNLDEDGGENPFADPNLREDNHQEEEIDDILTPSPTTSHGFGLHTSIPTDEDLTDVMVGDRRSSGSPKAVEYDGETLQQQIIPPGYNEHMMVKDSFLTGRALLYFTSVFVSIGVFLFGYDQGVMSGCLTGKYFKRHFHDPSRAAIGIMVSILEIGALVSSLVTSRLGEKLGRRRTIKYGSLVFIIGGLFQAFAGGIGYLIAGRLISGVGVGLLSTIVPIYQSEISPPHNRGKLACIEFTGNIVGYATSVWIDYACSYFENNAAWRLPLFIQSVIGFMLFSGSFVIVETPRWLLNHDRDVEGFIVIANLYSDGDLHHAKAKEEFQSIKETVLISRMQGEGKSYVKVFKRYRRRMLIAMSSQMFAQLNGINVISYYAPLVFEKAGWVGRKALLMTGFNGIMYIVSTLPPWILVDKWGRKPMLLTGSILMGFALACISLSMLANIKATPKLVVVFVVIFNSSFGFSWGPIPWLYPVEIAPLSARSAMASASTATNWLCNWLVGIMTPILEEKISWGLYWIHATSCFASFLAVYKIYPETAGVRLEDMDTIFNDRLPSFGVTKNNRSNSDPNNLEMDMDSLTVNENNADADPFKSPEDEVNFKSNQSMLSRTNATDSLPIETPSMDEVLQFKEQQKSKGLGMVIRSGSRNMWYMINKFIPSKSSDSGTYNTIWNNDLENGS; encoded by the coding sequence ATGGTACAGGCGAATTATAACTTAGATGAAGACGGTGGTGAAAATCCCTTCGCAGATCCTAACCTAAGGGAGGATAACcaccaagaagaagaaattgatgatattttgaCCCCAAGTCCTACAACATCTCATGGATTTGGTTTGCATACGAGTATACCTACAGATGAAGACTTGACAGATGTAATGGTTGGAGACAGACGGTCTTCAGGATCTCCTAAAGCGGTGGAATATGATGGGGAGACGcttcaacaacaaattaTTCCTCCAGGCTACAATGAGCACATGATGGTTAAAGATTCATTCCTCACAGGAAGGGCATTGTTGTATTTCACATCAGTGTTTGTATCTATCGGCGTGTTCCTGTTTGGATACGACCAAGGTGTCATGTCTGGTTGTTTAACGGGTAAATACTTTAAAAGGCATTTCCACGACCCATCTCGAGCCGCTATTGGTATAATGGTATCGATTTTAGAAATCGGTGCCTTGGTGTCCTCTTTGGTAACCAGCAGGTTAGGTGAAAAACTGGGCAGAAGGCGCACGATTAAATATGGATCGCTCGTCTTTATCATTGGGGGACTTTTTCAAGCATTTGCGGGAGGAATTGGTTATTTGATTGCAGGTAGGCTCATTAGTGGTGTCGGTGTTGGTCTGCTGAGTACAATTGTCCCCATATACCAATCTGAAATATCTCCTCCGCACAATAGAGGTAAATTGGCATGTATCGAATTCACAGGTAACATTGTAGGATATGCTACCAGTGTTTGGATCGATTATGCATGTTCTTATTTTGAGAACAATGCTGCATGGAGGTTGCCACTTTTTATTCAGAGTGTTATCGGATTCATGCTGTTCAGCGGATCCTTTGTCATCGTAGAGACTCCTCGTTGGTTGCTGAACCACGATCGTGATGTGGAGGGATTTATAGTCATTGCTAATTTGTACAGCGATGGAGATTTGCACCATGCAAAAGCTAAAGAAGAATTCCAATCCATCAAGGAAACCGTGCTCATATCACGTATGCAAGGCGAGGGCAAATCTTATGTGAAAGTCTTCAAAAGGTATCGGAGAAGAATGCTGATTGCCATGAGTTCGCAGATGTTTGCTCAATTAAACGGTATTAACGTCATCTCATACTATGCTCCTTTGGTCTTTGAAAAAGCCGGCTGGGTTGGAAGGAAAGCCCTTTTAATGACCGGTTTCAATGGGATTATGTATATCGTCTCTACATTACCGCCATGGATTCTCGTGGACAAATGGGGACGTAAACCGATGTTATTGACAGGGAGTATTCTCATGGGGTTCGCCCTCGCATGCATTTCCTTATCGATGTTGGCAAACATTAAGGCAACACCAAAATTAGTGGTAGTATTTGTGGTTATTTTCAACTCTTCATTTGGTTTTAGCTGGGGTCCCATTCCTTGGTTATACCCGGTGGAAATTGCCCCACTTTCAGCACGTTCTGCAATGGCATCTGCATCAACAGCCACCAACTGGCTCTGTAATTGGTTAGTTGGTATCATGACCCCCATTTTAGAGGAAAAAATCAGCTGGGGTCTCTATTGGATCCACGCAACATCCTGTTTCGCTTCCTTTTTGGCGGTTTACAAGATTTATCCAGAAACCGCCGGTGTCAGACTGGAGGACATGGATACAATATTTAATGACAGACTACCCAGTTTTGGTGTGACTAAAAACAACAGATCTAATTCAGATCCTAACAACTTAGAGATGGATATGGACTCTTTAACCGTAAACGAGAATAACGCTGATGCAGATCCTTTCAAATCCCCGGAAGACGAAGTCAATTTCAAGAGTAATCAAAGTATGCTGTCTAGAACAAACGCAACAGACTCCTTACCAATTGAAACCCCTTCAATGGATGAAGTTCTCCAATTTAAGGAACAACAAAAAAGTAAAGGTCTGGGGATGGTCATTAGAAGTGGATCCAGAAATATGTGGTACATGATTAATAAATTTATTCCTTCCAAGAGTTCAGATAGCGGTACTTATAACACTATCTGGAATAacgatttggaaaatggatCATGA
- the TRM8 gene encoding tRNA (guanine46-N7)-methyltransferase (highly similar to uniprot|Q12009 Saccharomyces cerevisiae YDL201W TRM8 Subunit of a tRNA methyltransferase complex composed of Trm8p and Trm82p that catalyzes 7-methylguanosine modification of tRNA) has protein sequence MKAKPLSQDPGSKRYAYRVNKEENRKELKHVRIDESEQKIDLPRKRFYRQRAHSNPFSDHQLEYPVSPDEMDWSRLYPEFHDPTTGKMKSQVTIADIGCGFGGLMVDLSPEFPDQLILGMEIRVQVTNYVEDKIIALRNNHAQQKGYQNINVLRGNAMKFLPNFFYKGQLSKMFFCFPDPHFKQRKHKARIITNTLLSEYAYVLREGGVVYTITDVKDLHDWMVKHLEEHPLFQRLSSEWESKDKCVKIMTHATEEGKKVERKKGDKYVACFERLPNPVIE, from the coding sequence ATGAAAGCTAAACCACTTAGTCAGGACCCTGGTTCTAAACGTTATGCCTATAGAGTcaataaagaagaaaatcGTAAAGAGTTGAAGCACGTCAGGATTGATGAATCTGAACAAAAGATTGACTTACCTCGTAAAAGGTTTTATCGTCAAAGAGCTCACTCCAATCCATTTTCTGACCATCAGTTAGAATATCCAGTGTCTCcagatgaaatggattgGTCTAGACTGTATCCCGAGTTCCACGATCCGACAACCGGTAAGATGAAGAGTCAAGTCACCATAGCAGATATAGGATGTGGATTTGGTGGCCTAATGGTGGATCTCTCACCTGAGTTTCcagatcaattgatcctAGGTATGGAAATTCGAGTTCAAGTTACCAACTATGTGGAGGACAAAATAATTGCATTGAGGAATAACCATGCACAACAGAAAGGTTATCAAAATATCAATGTGCTCAGAGGTAATGCAATGAAGTTTTTACCTAACTTCTTCTACAAGGGTCAGTTGTCTAAGATGTTCTTCTGTTTCCCAGACCCCCACTTTAAGCAGAGAAAGCACAAGGCTAGAATTATTACTAACACTTTATTGAGTGAATATGCCTACGTGCTTAGAGAAGGTGGTGTCGTATACACGATTACAGATGTCAAGGACTTGCATGATTGGATGGTAAAACATTTGGAAGAGCATCCATTATTCCAAAGGTTGAGCTCAGAATGGGAATCAAAGGATAAATGTGTAAAGATAATGACTCATGCCActgaagaaggtaaaaaaGTGGAAAGGAAGAAAGGCGATAAGTATGTCGCTTGTTTTGAAAGGTTACCGAATCCTGTAATAGAATAA
- the IVY1 gene encoding Ivy1p (similar to uniprot|Q04934 Saccharomyces cerevisiae YDR229W IVY1 Phospholipid-binding protein that interacts with both Ypt7p and Vps33p may partially counteract the action of Vps33p and vice versa localizes to the rim of the vacuole as cells approach stationary phase) yields the protein MDRPDSGSVSPGRYAPHLSEFYSIVNNTSPSSSDGMVDGERRGSHSMAAPSMTSNFSSISDLRTLVTKRDIKNTVDALQGLLDSSRAYNSSLQEVSRNASLMGHSLENLARLKGCSDDSAEKLLSASGLFYLLANHENIMSQCLKGVLGESLLDKIDQFKVESKKMENEFKSHAREESLKLKIQERHNLKLAQRRTRNLVSYKESLVNLQSQLDQLESLRHDYYQDSYNLVESTCAKVLDAVATVSRARVEISENVARKGWSGGGLDDLLMDAEDPFNKEDSTINEGQSEGEETIEDDNLKKGVASPQFSTAQPHNEMESEAEHDHSHENEDRDDDEDDGNVDPDADNSFSLPLAGSSRSREPPIENDDES from the coding sequence ATGGATAGACCTGATTCTGGCAGTGTTTCTCCCGGGAGATATGCACCTCATCTCTCCgaattttattcaattgtCAATAATACGAGTCCCAGTAGTTCAGATGGTATGGTTGATGGTGAACGCCGTGGATCACATTCGATGGCCGCTCCCAGTATGACGTCCAATTTTAGCTCTATCAGCGATTTGAGAACTCTAGTCACTAAAAGGGATATTAAGAATACTGTCGATGCTCTTCAAGGGTTGTTAGATTCATCAAGGGCATATAATTCATCGTTACAAGAGGTTTCACGTAATGCTAGCCTAATGGGACATTCTTTAGAGAATCTAGCCAGATTGAAAGGCTGTAGTGATGATAGTGCAGAGAAATTATTGAGTGCAAGCGGATTATTCTATCTATTGGCCAACCATGAAAATATAATGTCACAATGTTTAAAGGGTGTACTTGGTGAGAGTCTATTAgataaaattgatcaatttaaGGTAGAATCtaaaaagatggaaaatgaatttaaaAGTCATGCAAGGGAGGAAAGTCTTAAATTGAAGATTCAGGAGAGACATAACTTGAAATTGGCACAGCGTAGAACGAGAAATTTAGTCTCATACAAAGAAAGTTTGGTAAATCTACAATctcaattggatcaattggaatctCTAAGGCACGATTATTATCAGGATTCTTACAATTTGGTAGAATCGACGTGTGCAAAAGTGCTGGACGCCGTAGCGACCGTCTCAAGAGCTCGTGTAGAAATTTCAGAAAATGTTGCACGGAAAGGTTGGTctggtggtggtcttgACGATCTTTTAATGGACGCTGAAGATCCTTTCAACAAGGAAGATTCAACAATTAACGAAGGCCAGagtgaaggtgaagaaacTATCGAAGATGATAATCTAAAGAAGGGTGTTGCATCACCACAATTTTCTACTGCACAACCACACAATGAGATGGAATCTGAAGCTGAACATGACCATAGCcatgaaaatgaagatcgagatgacgatgaagatgatggtAACGTTGACCCAGATGCTGATAACTCATTTTCCCTACCACTGGCTGGTAGTTCGAGAAGTCGGGAACCACCAATCGAAAATGACGACGAATCATAA
- the MRPL11 gene encoding mitochondrial 54S ribosomal protein uL10m (similar to uniprot|P36521 Saccharomyces cerevisiae YDL202W MRPL11 Mitochondrial ribosomal protein of the large subunit) → MNFVSRQLWGSSGLGFCSLRICSQTIVSRSFASYASRAAPAAFKTSKSPQDGRDIVKPVTSRKTFLIDSYKQLMGSNPVILFVHYNNLMKNEDHHYRSQIKKAGGSLTVLRNNLFSVYLRNSAFPDPCAPIKRRDQNLSHPLLPLFKGPTAAICFPETDPQSVAKVLKLLEKSQDRLFVVGAKVETAVYDINQLSHFKNLPDKQGLQSQLLGLLHILSGAGLVKTLEAGSQTLYLTLQSHHDNNEKDGQE, encoded by the coding sequence ATGAATTTTGTTAGTCGACAATTATGGGGTTCTAGTGGTTTAGGTTTTTGTAGCCTACGTATCTGTTCACAAACCATTGTTTCACGAAGTTTTGCTTCATATGCATCTAGGGCTGCTCCTGCTGCCTTCAAGACTTCTAAATCACCACAAGATGGTCGTGATATCGTTAAACCTGTTACATCAAGAAAGACATTTTTAATCGATTCCTATAAGCAATTAATGGGTTCAAATCCTGTAATTCTATTTGTACATTACAacaatttaatgaaaaatgaGGACCACCACTACAGATCCCAGATTAAAAAAGCTGGCGGTTCGCTTACAGTGCTTAGAAATAACCTTTTCAGCGTTTATTTGAGGAACTCAGCATTTCCTGATCCATGTGCCCCCATAAAACGTCGTGATCAAAATCTGTCGCATCCATTGCTCCCTTTGTTCAAGGGTCCTACAGCAGCCATATGTTTCCCAGAGACAGATCCACAATCTGTAGCCAAGGTCTTGAAgcttttggaaaaatcgCAAGATAGACTTTTCGTAGTGGGGGCTAAGGTGGAAACTGCTGTCTACGATATCAACCAGTTGTCACATTTCAAGAACCTACCAGACAAGCAAGGTTTACAATCTCAATTACTTGGATTGTTGCACATTCTAAGTGGTGCAGGTCTTGTGAAAACTCTAGAGGCAGGCTCTCAAACTTTATACTTGACCCTGCAATCTCATCACGATAACAACGAGAAGGATGGtcaagaataa
- the HEM1 gene encoding 5-aminolevulinate synthase (highly similar to gnl|GLV|KLLA0C15059g Kluyveromyces lactis KLLA0C15059g and similar to YDR232W uniprot|P09950 Saccharomyces cerevisiae YDR232W HEM1 5- aminolevulinate synthase catalyzes the first step in the heme biosynthetic pathway an N-terminal signal sequence is required for localization to the mitochondrial matrix expression is regulated by Hap2p-Hap3p) — MESIARQSVKMCPFMQRAGSAKGLKALHNSNLPAAARQCPIVGHAMKRTYATATGAPREASASNAKAARNANEVVANHATQESTFDYNGLFESEIDKKRVDKSYRFFNNINRLAKEFPKAHRDVEEDKVTVWCSNDYLALSKNQQVVDAMKKTLDRYGAGAGGTRNIAGHNRHALRLEAEIAALHKKEGALVFSSCYVANDAVLSLLGQKVKDLVIFSDELNHASMIMGMKHAQTTKHIFRHNNYAHLEELLQMYPKSTPKLIAFESVYSMAGSVADIDKICSLAEKYGALTFLDEVHAVGLYGPHGAGVAEHCDFEPHRVTGVESVPGNSTVMDRVDMITGTLGKSFGTVGGYVAASQRLVDWLRSYAPGFIFTTSLPPSVMAGATEAIRYQRSHLELRQLQQLHTGYVKQGMKELGIPVIPNPSHIVPVLVGNPDLAKQASDMLMDKHKIYVQAINFPTVSRGTERLRITPTPGHTDDLSEILLNAVDDVFKELQLPRVRDWESQGGILGVGEPGFVEQSNLWTEEQLSLTNDHLNPNVLDPILDHLEVSSGIKV, encoded by the coding sequence atggagTCTATTGCACGTCAATCGGTCAAGATGTGCCCATTCATGCAGCGTGCTGGTTCTGCGAAAGGTTTGAAAGCTTTGCATAATTCTAATTTGCCAGCAGCAGCTCGTCAATGTCCTATTGTAGGTCATGCTATGAAAAGAACTTATGCTACTGCTACCGGCGCACCCAGAGAAGCATCAGCTAGTAATGCTAAAGCTGCTAGAAATGCAAATGAAGTAGTTGCTAATCACGCGACTCAGGAATCCACTTTTGACTACAACGGTCTTTTCGAAAGTGAAATTGacaagaaaagagttgACAAATCTTATCgttttttcaacaatatcAACAGATTGGCTAAAGAATTTCCTAAGGCCCATCGTGACGTGGAAGAGGATAAGGTTACCGTATGGTGCTCCAATGACTATTTGGCATTATCCAAAAATCAACAAGTCGTTGATGCTATGAAAAAGACTTTGGACAGGTATGGTGCCGGTGCCGGTGGTACCAGAAACATTGCTGGTCATAACAGACACGCACTAAGATTGGAAGCCGAAATTGCGGCTTTGCACAAGAAGGAGGGTGCCCTTGTCTTTTCATCTTGCTATGTGGCTAACGATGCGGTTCTCTCATTGTTGGGACAAAAGGTCAAGGATTTGGTTATCTTTAGTGATGAACTAAACCACGCTTCTATGATTATGGGTATGAAGCATGCTCAAACAACAAAACACATCTTCAGACATAACAACTACGCccatttggaagaattattgCAGATGTACCCTAAATCAACTCCCAAGTTAATTGCTTTTGAATCTGTCTATTCAATGGCAGGTTCCGTTGCTGATATCGATAAAATCTGTAGTTTAGCTGAGAAATACGGTGCACTAACATTTTTGGATGAAGTTCACGCCGTTGGTCTCTACGGCCCTCATGGTGCAGGTGTTGCCGAACATTGCGATTTTGAACCTCATCGTGTTACTGGTGTTGAGAGTGTCCCAGGTAACTCTACTGTAATGGACCGTGTTGATATGATTACCGGAACTTTAGGTAAATCATTTGGTACTGTTGGAGGATACGTGGCAGCCTCTCAGAGATTAGTTGACTGGTTAAGATCATATGCCCCAGGCtttatcttcaccacctcGTTACCACCTTCAGTGATGGCAGGTGCTACCGAAGCTATTAGATACCAACGTTCTCATTTGGAACTAAGACAATTACAACAATTACATACCGGTTACGTGAAGCAAGGGATGAAGGAGCTAGGAATTCCAGTTATACCCAATCCTTCTCACATCGTGCCTGTTTTAGTTGGTAATCCTGATCTAGCGAAGCAAGCTTCGGATATGTTGATGGATAAACACAAAATTTATGTTCAAGCAATTAACTTCCCTACAGTTTCAAGAGGTACTGAAAGGTTACGTATTACTCCAACTCCTGGTCACACTGACGATTTGTCAgagattcttttgaatgcAGTTGATGATGTCTTTAAGGAATTGCAATTGCCTCGTGTTAGAGATTGGGAGTCTCAAGGTGGTATTCTTGGTGTCGGTGAGCCTGGATTCGTCGAACaatcaaatctttggaCTGAGGAACAATTAAGTTTGACTAACGACCATTTGAATCCAAATGTCCTTGACCCAATCTTAGATCATTTGGAGGTATCGAGTGGTATTAAAGTTTAA
- the MGT1 gene encoding methylated-DNA--protein-cysteine methyltransferase (similar to uniprot|P26188 Saccharomyces cerevisiae YDL200c, DNA repair methyltransferase (6-O-methylguanine-DNA methylase) involved in protection against DNA alkylation damage): MEEKLYYRYLDHPITTVLLVSRGKTGCLVYASLGSNRKELLKISQSDFRKLSRSTKVSYGLYYDANDSMVNLERSFASYLDGSFTETIPYEYLFGTKFQHKVWDELLKIKTGETTTYRQIAEAIGSPKAYRAVGTAVGANKIAVIVPCHRCKPCDGSLGNFRWGTQLKNRLLQQ; this comes from the coding sequence ATGGAGGAGAAATTATATTATAGGTATCTGGATCATCCTATAACAACTGTATTGTTGGTTTCAAGGGGCAAAACTGGGTGTCTCGTTTATGCCTCCCTAGGTTCTAATCGAAAAGAGTTGTTGAAGATTAGCCAGTCTGATTTCCGGAAGTTGTCCAGAAGCACCAAAGTGTCATACGGTTTATACTATGATGCTAACGACTCCATGGTAAATTTGGAACGGTCATTTGCATCTTATTTAGACGGATCATTTACGGAAACTATACCATACGAATACCTGTTTGGTACTAAGTTCCAACATAAAGTTTGGGATGAGCTTTTAAAAATTAAGACGGGGGAGACTACTACATACCGCCAAATTGCAGAAGCAATTGGATCACCAAAGGCCTACAGAGCGGTTGGAACTGCAGTAGGTGCGAACAAGATAGCTGTTATTGTACCATGCCATCGATGCAAACCATGCGATGGATCATTAGGTAACTTTAGATGGGGTACTCAATTAAAAAACCGACTATTACAACAATAA